The following are encoded in a window of Candidatus Falkowbacteria bacterium genomic DNA:
- a CDS encoding ParB/RepB/Spo0J family partition protein → MATGLGRGLGSLIPQKINKVITDTGETIVATTSESDKDRILHLPPNDVMVNHLQPRKQFSEQQQNELVESIRQYGIIQPLIVTKKGNGYELIAGERRLRSARILKLPTVPVIVRETKEQEMLEIALIENIQRENLNPIETAISYQKLMSEFNLSQDDLSKRLGKPRPSIANTVRLLNLPNDIQQGLIEGKITESHAKLILGLDTEVKQMTLYRNIVHTGLSVNDAAHESRKMGGTKQARVQPNLQDRDKEQQLRTALGTKVEIRRKAKGGQVMIDFYSDEELSGLMGKLAK, encoded by the coding sequence ATGGCTACAGGATTGGGCAGAGGGCTCGGCTCGTTGATTCCGCAGAAGATAAACAAGGTAATCACCGATACCGGCGAGACGATTGTCGCCACTACCAGCGAATCGGACAAGGATAGGATTTTGCATTTGCCGCCTAATGATGTAATGGTAAACCACCTGCAGCCGCGCAAGCAATTTTCTGAACAACAGCAGAATGAATTGGTCGAATCAATCAGGCAATATGGCATCATCCAGCCTTTGATCGTGACCAAGAAGGGCAACGGTTATGAATTGATCGCCGGCGAACGTCGTTTGCGTTCCGCTAGGATTTTGAAATTGCCGACCGTCCCGGTCATCGTACGTGAGACCAAAGAACAGGAGATGCTGGAAATCGCTTTGATCGAGAATATCCAGCGCGAAAATTTGAACCCGATTGAAACCGCCATATCCTATCAGAAACTGATGAGCGAGTTCAACCTGAGTCAGGATGACCTCTCCAAGAGATTGGGCAAGCCTCGTCCGAGCATCGCTAACACGGTTCGTCTCCTTAACCTGCCCAATGACATCCAGCAGGGGTTGATCGAAGGTAAGATAACAGAAAGTCATGCCAAACTCATTCTCGGTCTGGACACCGAAGTCAAACAGATGACGCTTTATCGCAATATCGTCCATACCGGACTGTCGGTCAACGATGCCGCCCACGAGTCGCGTAAGATGGGGGGAACTAAACAGGCCAGGGTCCAGCCCAATTTGCAGGATAGAGACAAAGAGCAGCAGCTGAGGACGGCCCTCGGGACCAAAGTGGAAATCAGGCGCAAGGCCAAAGGTGGCCAGGTTATGATCGATTTTTATAGCGATGAGGAGCTTTCAGGGTTGATGGGTAAATTAGCAAAATAG
- a CDS encoding ParA family protein has product MGKIISVVNQKGGVGKTTTAVNLGAYLAHLGRQVLLVDLDPQANATSGLGIDHKNLEHGLYEALLGEKEIFDIIKQTMQSGYHVAPATTSLAGAGIELVSMDEREYRLKQILDEIKDEYDYIIIDGPPSLGLLTVNSLVASDEVLIPIQSEYYALEGLGQLLNTINLVQANLKPELGIMGAVITMFDKRNRLSDSVMQELYQYFPNRIFRSVIPRSVRLAESPSFGRSILHYDKNSKGGKAYERLAREVIGLEK; this is encoded by the coding sequence ATGGGCAAAATAATTTCAGTTGTTAACCAAAAGGGCGGAGTCGGTAAAACCACCACGGCAGTCAATTTGGGGGCTTATTTGGCGCACCTTGGCCGGCAGGTGCTTTTGGTTGATCTTGATCCGCAGGCCAACGCCACTTCTGGGCTCGGAATCGACCACAAGAATCTGGAACATGGCCTATATGAAGCCTTGTTGGGCGAAAAGGAGATTTTTGATATCATCAAACAAACGATGCAGTCCGGGTATCACGTCGCTCCGGCGACCACGTCTTTGGCTGGTGCCGGTATCGAGCTAGTCAGTATGGACGAACGTGAGTACCGATTGAAGCAGATATTGGATGAGATAAAAGACGAATATGACTATATCATTATCGATGGCCCGCCCTCGCTCGGGTTGTTGACCGTCAACAGCCTGGTTGCCTCGGATGAAGTCCTTATCCCGATCCAGAGCGAGTATTATGCTTTGGAGGGCTTGGGGCAGCTTTTGAACACCATCAATTTGGTGCAAGCCAACCTGAAGCCGGAACTAGGCATCATGGGCGCGGTCATCACTATGTTCGATAAGCGCAACCGTTTGTCCGATTCGGTCATGCAGGAGCTGTACCAATATTTTCCGAACCGTATCTTTCGTTCGGTGATACCGCGGAGCGTGCGTCTCGCCGAGTCGCCGTCTTTCGGACGCTCGATCCTGCATTATGACAAGAATTCCAAGGGTGGCAAGGCTTATGAGCGCCTGGCTAGGGAAGTAATCGGCTTAGAAAAATAA
- a CDS encoding AI-2E family transporter has product MSLNKIPEINISTKTMFKVVGVGILVYFLYFVRDILMILFISLVLASAVDPWVDWLQKRKIPRSLGIILIYLALFFILGSAVYMITPPIAKEIGAFSQNYPHYQERLTQLFDSIKDFSVKAGISDTLTSNLNSFNSNLSGAAGNIFGFVFSIFGGIFSTILVLVITFYMTVEENAIKRLVWLITPERNQQYVLDLVNRMQKKIGLWLRGQLILCLIIFFMVWPGLTIMKVNYALVLALIAGISEAIPYIGPTLGAVPAIFLAFTQSPILAVFVAIFFYITQLIENNILVPKIMQKTIGLNPIISIVVFMIGFNVGGIPGAILSIPVAAAISVFIGDVLTRRKGERSEPDFE; this is encoded by the coding sequence ATGTCACTCAACAAGATTCCAGAAATAAATATCAGCACCAAAACCATGTTCAAAGTGGTCGGTGTCGGTATTTTAGTCTATTTTCTCTATTTCGTCAGGGACATCCTGATGATTCTGTTCATTTCCTTGGTCCTGGCCAGTGCGGTCGATCCTTGGGTGGATTGGCTGCAAAAAAGAAAAATACCCCGCTCACTCGGCATTATTTTGATCTATTTAGCCTTGTTTTTTATCTTAGGTTCGGCGGTTTATATGATTACCCCGCCCATTGCCAAGGAAATAGGCGCCTTTTCGCAGAATTACCCGCATTATCAGGAACGGTTGACCCAATTGTTCGATAGCATCAAGGATTTTTCGGTCAAGGCTGGTATCTCGGACACCCTCACCAGCAACCTCAACTCATTCAACTCCAATCTTTCAGGTGCGGCGGGCAATATCTTCGGCTTCGTCTTCAGCATCTTCGGTGGCATTTTCTCGACCATCTTGGTTTTGGTCATCACTTTTTATATGACAGTTGAGGAGAATGCCATCAAGCGTCTGGTCTGGTTGATTACCCCCGAGAGGAACCAGCAGTATGTCCTCGACTTGGTCAACCGGATGCAGAAAAAGATCGGGTTATGGTTGCGCGGACAATTGATTTTGTGCTTGATTATTTTCTTCATGGTTTGGCCGGGCTTGACCATTATGAAGGTTAATTATGCTTTGGTTCTGGCCTTGATTGCAGGAATCAGTGAGGCTATTCCGTATATCGGCCCGACCCTGGGTGCCGTACCGGCTATTTTCTTGGCGTTTACCCAGTCACCAATCTTGGCGGTGTTCGTCGCAATCTTCTTTTATATTACGCAGCTGATAGAGAATAATATCCTGGTGCCGAAAATCATGCAGAAGACCATCGGGTTAAACCCCATCATCAGTATCGTAGTCTTCATGATCGGCTTCAATGTCGGCGGCATTCCGGGAGCGATCCTGTCTATTCCCGTGGCTGCGGCCATCAGCGTCTTTATCGGCGATGTCTTGACGCGACGCAAGGGTGAACGGTCCGAGCCGGATTTTGAATAA
- the groL gene encoding chaperonin GroEL (60 kDa chaperone family; promotes refolding of misfolded polypeptides especially under stressful conditions; forms two stacked rings of heptamers to form a barrel-shaped 14mer; ends can be capped by GroES; misfolded proteins enter the barrel where they are refolded when GroES binds) — protein sequence MAKQIIFDEKARAALKNGVDQLANAVKVTLGPKGRNVVIDKTYGAPIITKDGVTVAKEIELEDKFENIGAEIIKEVASKTNDAAGDGTTTATVLAQAMIAEGLKLVSAGVSPIGIKAEMEQKVAEIVAELKKMSKTISTTEEMAQVASISANDKDLGGKIAEAMAKVGKEGVVTVEEGQSFGVEVESVDGMQFDKGYISHYMVTDTEKMRAEFQDSYVLITDKKISSVQEILPLLEKLLAQGKKDLVIIADDIEGEALATFVVNKLRGIFNVLAIKAPGFGDRRSSMLEDIAILTGGRVITETVGLKLENAAIEDLGRARKVSSTKENTTIVDGQGDEAAIKSRIEQIKKELANSDSDYDKEKLQERLAKLAGGVAVIKVGAATETEMKEKKDRIEDALNATRAAVEEGIVPGGGLALPVAGQAIANLTENRVTTAGARIIENAILEPIKQIAANAGRDGSIVLYEIMTAHKAGKTNVGYNAATNVFEDMIAAGVVDPTKVVRSALEHAASAAAMFLTTEAVITDKPEEKGQGHGGGMPNMGMGGGMGMM from the coding sequence ATGGCGAAACAGATAATTTTTGACGAAAAGGCGCGAGCCGCATTGAAGAACGGCGTGGACCAACTGGCCAACGCTGTCAAAGTCACCCTCGGTCCCAAGGGCCGCAATGTGGTGATCGACAAGACCTATGGTGCTCCGATCATCACCAAGGACGGTGTGACCGTGGCCAAGGAAATCGAGCTCGAAGACAAGTTTGAGAATATCGGAGCTGAAATCATCAAGGAGGTCGCTTCCAAGACTAATGACGCCGCTGGCGACGGTACCACCACCGCCACCGTCCTGGCCCAGGCCATGATTGCTGAGGGCTTGAAACTGGTTTCGGCCGGCGTCAGCCCGATCGGAATTAAGGCTGAGATGGAGCAGAAGGTGGCCGAGATTGTGGCTGAATTAAAGAAGATGAGCAAGACCATCTCGACGACTGAAGAGATGGCCCAAGTCGCTTCCATTTCCGCCAACGACAAGGATTTGGGCGGCAAGATTGCCGAGGCCATGGCTAAGGTCGGCAAGGAAGGCGTAGTTACCGTCGAGGAAGGCCAGTCGTTCGGCGTCGAGGTCGAATCGGTTGACGGCATGCAGTTCGACAAGGGCTATATTTCCCACTATATGGTGACCGACACCGAGAAGATGCGCGCCGAGTTCCAGGATTCATACGTCTTGATTACTGACAAGAAGATCAGCTCGGTCCAAGAGATTTTGCCTTTACTGGAAAAATTGCTAGCTCAGGGCAAGAAGGATCTAGTAATCATCGCTGATGATATCGAGGGCGAGGCTTTGGCTACTTTCGTGGTCAACAAGCTCAGAGGTATCTTCAATGTCTTGGCTATCAAGGCGCCGGGCTTCGGTGATCGCCGCAGCTCAATGCTCGAAGATATTGCTATTCTGACCGGCGGCCGCGTCATCACTGAGACTGTCGGTTTGAAGTTGGAGAATGCCGCCATCGAGGATTTGGGTCGTGCCCGCAAAGTCTCTTCGACCAAGGAGAACACCACCATCGTCGATGGCCAGGGCGACGAAGCGGCTATCAAATCCCGCATCGAGCAGATTAAGAAAGAATTAGCCAATAGCGATTCCGATTATGACAAAGAAAAGCTGCAGGAGCGCTTGGCCAAGCTGGCTGGCGGCGTCGCCGTCATCAAGGTCGGTGCGGCCACCGAGACTGAGATGAAAGAGAAGAAGGATCGCATCGAGGACGCCTTGAATGCCACCCGCGCGGCCGTCGAAGAGGGTATCGTCCCTGGCGGCGGCCTGGCCTTGCCGGTCGCCGGGCAGGCGATTGCCAACCTGACTGAAAATCGTGTCACGACCGCCGGTGCCAGGATTATTGAGAATGCTATTTTGGAGCCGATCAAGCAGATTGCGGCCAACGCCGGACGTGACGGTTCGATCGTCCTCTATGAAATCATGACCGCCCACAAGGCAGGCAAGACCAATGTCGGCTATAATGCAGCAACTAATGTTTTTGAAGACATGATCGCTGCCGGCGTGGTCGACCCGACCAAGGTGGTCCGCTCAGCGCTCGAGCACGCAGCCTCAGCGGCGGCTATGTTCCTGACCACCGAGGCGGTCATCACCGACAAACCAGAAGAAAAGGGACAGGGTCATGGCGGCGGCATGCCGAACATGGGCATGGGCGGCGGCATGGGGATGATGTAG
- a CDS encoding co-chaperone GroES: MNVKPLSDYLVVKTVTEEVTKSGIVLPDTVSKERPQQGEVIAAGEGKILESGQRAPMGVKVGDKVMFRGYPQEVKIEGEEYLIIKESDVVAIIN; encoded by the coding sequence ATGAACGTCAAACCTCTTTCTGACTACCTGGTAGTCAAGACGGTCACCGAAGAAGTGACCAAGTCAGGCATCGTTTTGCCGGATACCGTTTCCAAAGAAAGGCCTCAGCAAGGCGAGGTCATCGCTGCCGGCGAGGGCAAGATTCTTGAGTCAGGCCAGCGCGCACCCATGGGCGTCAAGGTCGGAGACAAAGTGATGTTCCGGGGCTACCCGCAAGAAGTTAAAATCGAGGGGGAAGAATATCTCATCATCAAAGAGTCAGACGTAGTAGCAATTATCAATTAA
- the atpC gene encoding ATP synthase F1 subunit epsilon: MSESTIKFKIVTPERTVYEDQVSQATLPVVNGQITVLPNHRSYIAALKSGEILLKKDDEEVSMAVSGGFIEFNNNELVVLADTAEAAAEIDLQRAEAARQRAEELKKEKVTMGEMEYARVAAAIEKELARIKVAKKHHTRHGMKLN, from the coding sequence ATGTCGGAATCAACTATAAAATTCAAGATCGTCACACCGGAGCGTACAGTGTACGAAGACCAGGTCAGCCAGGCCACCTTGCCGGTAGTTAACGGCCAGATTACTGTCTTGCCGAACCATCGCTCATACATCGCAGCTCTGAAATCAGGGGAAATCCTTCTGAAAAAGGACGACGAGGAGGTGAGCATGGCTGTTTCCGGCGGATTCATCGAGTTCAATAATAATGAACTCGTGGTTTTGGCTGATACGGCCGAAGCCGCAGCCGAAATCGATCTGCAGCGCGCCGAAGCGGCCCGCCAGCGCGCTGAGGAATTGAAGAAAGAGAAAGTTACCATGGGCGAGATGGAATACGCTCGTGTGGCGGCGGCGATTGAAAAGGAACTGGCCCGCATCAAGGTGGCCAAGAAGCATCACACCCGTCATGGGATGAAGTTGAATTAA
- the atpD gene encoding F0F1 ATP synthase subunit beta: MNKGKISQIIGPVVDVEFADQLPEIYHALEIKLPNDEVLVLEAHQHLGGNKVRAVAMGATDGLRRNLEVFDTGAPIKVPVGQETLGRMFNLLGAPIDGKPQADVKQYSPIHRPAPKFKDQATEAEIFETGIKVIDLICPFVKGGKVGLFGGAGVGKTVVIQELIRNIAQEHGGFSVFAGVGERTREGNDLYHEMKESGVLDKTTLVFGQMNEPPGARQRVALSALTMAEYFRDVEQKDVLLFVDNIFRFTQAGSEVSALLGRIPSAVGYQPTLAEEMGQLQERITSTKDGSITSVQAVYVPADDLTDPAPATTFGHLDSTVVLSRGLSELGIYPAVDPLDSSSTILDPNIVGEEHYTVARRVQSVLQRYKDLQDIIAILGMEELSDEDKVAVARARKIQKYLSQPFFVAEQFTGAPGKYVKLSDTIRSFKMILDGELDEVPEQDFYMKGGIEDVLKAAGK, encoded by the coding sequence ATGAATAAAGGAAAAATCTCCCAAATTATCGGTCCGGTCGTCGATGTGGAGTTTGCCGACCAGCTGCCTGAAATCTATCATGCTTTGGAAATCAAATTGCCGAACGATGAGGTATTGGTCCTTGAAGCTCACCAGCATCTGGGCGGCAACAAAGTTCGGGCAGTGGCCATGGGCGCTACCGATGGCTTGAGGCGCAATCTCGAAGTCTTTGATACCGGTGCTCCTATCAAGGTGCCGGTCGGCCAGGAGACTTTGGGCCGCATGTTCAACCTCCTGGGCGCGCCGATCGACGGCAAGCCGCAGGCAGATGTGAAGCAATACTCCCCGATCCATCGTCCAGCACCTAAATTCAAGGATCAGGCCACCGAGGCTGAGATCTTCGAGACCGGAATCAAAGTTATCGACTTGATCTGCCCCTTCGTCAAAGGCGGCAAGGTCGGCTTGTTCGGCGGCGCTGGCGTGGGCAAGACCGTGGTTATCCAGGAGCTGATCCGCAACATCGCTCAGGAGCACGGCGGTTTCTCTGTTTTCGCCGGTGTCGGCGAACGCACCCGTGAGGGCAATGACCTTTACCATGAAATGAAAGAGTCGGGCGTTTTGGATAAGACCACCCTGGTGTTCGGCCAGATGAATGAACCGCCTGGAGCTCGCCAGCGCGTCGCTTTGTCAGCCTTGACTATGGCGGAGTACTTCCGTGACGTAGAACAGAAAGACGTTTTGTTATTCGTTGATAATATCTTCCGCTTCACCCAGGCCGGTTCTGAAGTGTCGGCTCTCTTGGGCCGCATCCCGTCCGCTGTGGGTTACCAGCCGACCTTGGCTGAGGAAATGGGTCAGCTGCAGGAACGCATCACTTCGACCAAGGACGGTTCGATCACTTCGGTGCAGGCAGTGTATGTGCCGGCTGACGACTTGACCGACCCGGCTCCGGCCACCACTTTCGGCCATCTTGACTCGACTGTCGTGCTTTCGCGCGGTTTGTCCGAGCTTGGCATCTATCCGGCTGTCGATCCGCTCGACTCCAGCTCGACCATCTTGGATCCGAATATTGTCGGAGAAGAGCACTATACTGTCGCCCGCCGCGTGCAGAGCGTTTTGCAGCGCTACAAGGACTTGCAGGATATCATCGCCATTTTGGGCATGGAAGAATTGTCCGACGAGGACAAGGTGGCCGTGGCCCGCGCCCGTAAGATCCAGAAATATCTGTCGCAGCCGTTCTTCGTGGCTGAGCAGTTTACCGGCGCCCCGGGCAAGTACGTCAAATTGTCCGATACTATCCGCAGCTTCAAGATGATCCTTGACGGCGAACTCGACGAGGTGCCGGAGCAGGACTTCTATATGAAAGGCGGTATCGAGGACGTTTTGAAAGCAGCTGGAAAATAA
- the atpG gene encoding ATP synthase F1 subunit gamma — MPSGKDIRRRIKSINSTKKITRAMEMVSAAKMRRAVQSVLGIRPYAHAAWSVLTNLARAFESYQQGFLEVREVRKVLVVLVTSNRGLCGSFNSQLYKKLRDEIASPENLKTNRLGKKKIESKIADGELQIDCITVGKKGENMAKKLGREIIAAFPELIMAPTVEQIKPLSKIVMEEYLAKNYDKVVVVYTDYVSTVTQKTKIRQVLPISKVDLEKQIAEIDELAKELGIDAPKVEYKIEPSAPEVLEYIFPRLIEMQLYHAILESNASEHSARMMSMRSATDAAGEMSSDLTLMYNQIRQGKITQEIAEISAGRAALEN, encoded by the coding sequence ATGCCAAGCGGAAAAGACATCCGTCGAAGAATAAAATCGATCAATAGCACCAAGAAAATCACTCGTGCCATGGAAATGGTTTCGGCTGCGAAGATGCGCCGGGCCGTGCAGAGCGTTTTGGGCATCCGCCCCTACGCCCATGCTGCCTGGAGCGTCCTGACCAACTTGGCCCGGGCTTTTGAAAGCTACCAACAGGGGTTTTTGGAAGTACGCGAAGTCAGGAAGGTCCTGGTTGTTTTGGTGACCTCGAACCGCGGACTGTGCGGCTCGTTCAATTCTCAGCTCTACAAGAAACTGCGCGACGAGATCGCTAGCCCGGAAAATCTGAAGACAAACCGCTTAGGCAAGAAAAAGATAGAATCAAAGATCGCTGACGGCGAACTGCAGATCGATTGCATCACCGTCGGCAAGAAAGGCGAGAATATGGCCAAAAAGCTTGGCCGCGAGATTATCGCCGCTTTTCCCGAACTGATCATGGCGCCGACCGTCGAGCAGATCAAGCCATTGTCCAAGATCGTCATGGAAGAATACCTGGCCAAGAATTATGACAAGGTCGTGGTGGTCTATACTGATTACGTTTCGACCGTGACCCAGAAGACCAAAATCCGCCAAGTCCTGCCGATTTCCAAAGTAGATTTGGAAAAGCAGATCGCCGAAATCGATGAACTGGCCAAAGAGCTGGGCATCGATGCCCCTAAGGTAGAGTATAAGATCGAGCCGAGCGCACCTGAGGTGCTTGAATATATTTTCCCCCGTTTGATCGAGATGCAGCTGTATCATGCCATTCTGGAATCGAATGCTTCCGAGCATTCGGCTCGCATGATGTCCATGCGCAGCGCCACTGATGCCGCCGGCGAAATGTCATCCGACCTGACCTTGATGTATAATCAGATCCGCCAAGGCAAGATTACCCAGGAAATCGCCGAAATCAGCGCCGGCCGTGCCGCCCTGGAAAACTAA